ATGCTCTATTTTTAGCAATTCCTATTTTAAAAGAGAATAGGCAAATATATACAGATTTTGGAATTAGCCATTTAATAGCAATTTCTGGTTTTCATTTAGGAATTTTATCTTCTATTCTGTTTACTTTAATTTATTATCCTTACTCTTTTTTTCATCAAAGATATTTTCCTTATAGAAATAAAAAAGCAGATGTTTTACTTTTAACAATTTTCATTCTTTTATACTATTTAATACTGACAAATCTTGTTGCATCTCTTTTTCGTGCTTTTATTATGTTTGTATTAGCCTTTGCATATCTTAGAGCAAATATAAAGGTATTTTCTTTTCAAACTCTATTGATAACTCTTTTATTGATAATCGCATTCTTTCCTAAATATCTTTTTTCAATCTCTTTATGGTTCTCTATAATTGGAGTCTTTTATATTTTTTTATATATACAGTACTTTAAAACTCTTCCTAAAGTCTTTTCTATCTTTTTGTTTAACTTTTGGATTTTTTTTGTTTTTAATCCAATTGTTCATTTCTTTTTTCCAAATACCTCATATGAACAGCTACTATCTCCTTTTTTAACTATTTTTTTTACTATCTTTTATCCCTTTGAACTTATTTTGCATCTTTTTAACTTTGCAACTCTTTTAGATAAATATATAGCTATGTTTTTAGAATATAAAATGAGTGTTTATTCCTTTGAAACTTCTTTGTCTTTTTTTACTCTTTATATTCTGATTAGTCTTATAAGTATTTTTAATAAAAGAGCTTTTATTTTATTAAATTTTCTATTAATAATATTCAATGTTACAATGTTTTTCTAAGTTTAAATAAATTAAAATTAAATTAAAAATAATATTTAAATCATAATTTTTTAGAAACTTAAAACTAGGACACAAATTATGTCACACGCGAACACTTGCTCATTTGATAAAAATTATCTTTCTAATGCAACAATTTTATTTATTGAAAATAATGACAAAATAAGATTTGAAACTTCAGAAATATTTTCTGCTCTTTTTAAAAATGTATTAGTTGCAAAAGAAGTAGATGAAGCTATTAGAGTCTATTTAGAAAATAGAACAAATATAGATATTATCTTAACTGATGTTGATTTTGCTAATTATAAAGCAATAGAGATTTTAACTCAAATTAGAAGTTTAGATTGGGATGTTCCGATTTTAATTACAACTTCTTTTTCTGATATGAATATTTTAGTAAGAGCCATAAAATTTAATCTTACAAACTATATTGTAAAACCTATTCAGTTAAATACTACACTTAAAATTATGTCAGAAGTAATGAAAAGAAAACAACAGAAAAAAGAGTTAGCAGCCAAAAACAATGAGTTAAGACAATTTATGGCTATTTTAGACTCTTGTAATATTATTTGTGAAATGGATTTAGACTTTAAAATTACATCAGCAAATGATGCTTTTTTAATTAACTCTGAATTTGGACTTGATGAATTAATAGGAATGAAATTTAATGATAATCAAATTTTTAAAAGTTCAGAAATGGCAGATACAAAGATTATGGAAATGCTCAAAAAAGGTAAAACTTGGGTAGGTTTGAGCAAAAAACTTACAAAACAAGGTACAAACTATTATACTCATTCAACAATACTTCCTATATTTTTTAATGATGGAAGAATTAAAAAATACATTGAGTTTTCAACTTTAATCTCTAAATATGAAAATGAAGTTTTATCTTTACGAAAACACATATATTTATTAAAAAGTGAAAACCTAAAAACAAATACTAAATTAAAAAATGAAAAAGAGTATTACTCTGAATTAGCAGTAAAACTTCAAGAACAAGTTGATGAAAATGTAAATAATGCACAAAAGATTTTATTTGAACTTTATGAACTTAAAAAACAGAATAAAGAGTTAAAAGAGAAATTAAAAATACAAGAGAGTAGGTTTGAGGAGTTCCAAGCCACTATGTTAAGTGGAGCTTAGATATTAATAAATTCCTTTTTATTTGAAACTACTTTTTTTAAGTAGTTTCTTGTCTCTTCATAGGGAAGGTTTTCCCTTAATTCTCTAAAAACTTCAATAGGTTGTTTACTATTGATTTTATTTATAGCTTGAGTTCTATTAGAAGAGAAAGTTTTTAAAACATTTCCAGAACCTGTATTATAAGCACTAATTACACAATACTCTTTTGAAACACTATTTGAAATACCATTTAAATATTTAGAGTTTAAAATATCAATATAAGCAGCACCTAGTTCAATATTATTTTTAGCATCAAATAAATAAGAGTTTGAAGGTTTCCAGTTTTTACCTTTTGTATGTTTATAAGCATCAATTCCTGCTGTACTTGGAACAATTTGCATTAAACCTATTGCTCCTGCATGACTTACTGCAAATTGGTTAAAATTACTCTCTGTTTTAATTATTGCATAAACAAGATTTTCACTTATATTATATTTTTTTGCAAATTTTTTTACATAGGGTTTAACCTTTGCAACTCTAATATTTGCGTGGTCTTTTACCATTGGAATCTCTACATAACTAACTTTTAAACTCTTATTTTCATTTTTAATAGTTTTTGTTTTTAATTTTGAGTCTATTAAAATATTTGCATATCTTGTAGCTCTCCATTGATATCTAATATCTTTATTTTGGTCATCTCTTATTTCTTTGTATAAATAAGGGGTTTTTCCTAATTTTACTTCTGCTGTTCCAAACAGGTCAAAAGCTCTAGGGTCTTCAGGTAAAAGTAGAGTAGTTACAATTGCATTTTTAAGACTCTCATTTATATTTTTTTCATCAATTGTTTCAACTGTTACAAGTCCTTTATCAAAATCAATAAAAGCTCTACTTTTATAGTTTTGCATATATTTTACATACTCTTTGGGTTGAGGGATTTTTCTATTTCCTTCTCCCCATTCTTTATCAATATTTTCTATTAAAGAGGATAAAAACTTTAAATCACTAATTAATTTTTTTGGATTTGTTGAGTAAGAAATGGCTTGTGATTTTGCTAAAGATTTTAAAGCAACAGAAGGATCTTTGCTTAGTGCAGCATTTGTAATTCTATAGGCATCATGCACACTACATCCCGTAAATAAAAAAGCTAAAGGTATCAATAATAATTTTTTCATATTGGCATAATTCTATAATTTTTTAGCTTTAATTAAAATCTAGGTATTATTCCATCATAAATATAAGATTTAAGGTATTTTATTAATGGAAATGATTTTAAATGAATATGATATGGTAGTTGGTGCTAAGTTTGAAAATGGAACTATTCAAGATTATATAGATGAAGCACAAACTTTTGGTCTAATCAGATATGAAGCTACTACAGCTTATTGGTTTTTATATAATGATTTAGATTCACCAGATGATATTAAAGAACTTTACAAAAAAGTTATAAAAGAAGAGCACTATATTAAAGATGAATATGGTGAAGAGATGGTTGTTTTTAATAAACAAGGAGATACTCCTTATGAAACTTTAGTAAAAACACTTGATTTATATTTAGATGATGAATTAGCAACAGTATATTAAAGGATAAATTATCAAAAAGTTTTTAGAATTTAACTTTCATAAAGCAATTAATACAGCTATTGAACAAAAGGGTTATGATACTCCAACAAAGGTTCAAAGAAAAGTTATTCCGATTATTCAAAAAGGAATAGACACAATTGCTGCTTCAAAATCAGGAACGGGTAAAACAGCTTCATATGTTTTACCTTTATTAGATAAAGTTAATGCAAAATTAAACTTTAGAAATAGAGTTTTAAGAGGTTTAATCTTAGTTCCTACAAGAGAACTTGTAGAACAAGTTTCAAAGTCATTAAATGATTATGGTCAGTTTTTAAAATTAAAACATACAAAAATCATGGGTGGAACAAGTAAATCAAAACAAGAGCAAATTATAAGTGGTGGTATTGATATTATTGTTGCTACTCCAGGAAGATTATTAGATTTAGTAGAGAATGAAATACTTGATTTAAGTAGTGTTAACTATCTTGTTTTAGATGAAGCAGATACTATGTTAGAAATGGGCTTTATAGAAGAAATTGAAGAGATTTTTTCTTTATGTTCTCCTTATAAACAGATTGTAATGTGTTCAGCAACAATTTCACAAAATATCAGAAAAGTTGCAAAAGAGTTTATGAAAGACCCTGTTGTAGTACAAGTACATGATAGAAGAGATACTGTAAGTTTAATTGACCATAAAGCTTACAAGATAGATGTAAAAAAGAAAAAAGAGCTAGTTACAAAATTAGTTAAAGAATCTAAAGATAAACAAATACTTCTATTTGTAAATAAAAAAGATGCAGCAAATGCTGCACAAGAACATTTTGCAGCCCATGGCGTAAAATCTGCACCTATTCATGGAGAGATTGAATATAAACAAAGAATTCAAGCTATAAAAGATTTTAGAAATAAAAAAATTCAAGTATTAATTGCAACAGATATTGCAGGAAGAGGACTTGATATAGAAAAATTACCTCTTGTAATAAATTACTCTTTACCAGAAACAACTGATGATTTTACTCATAGAGTAGGAAGAACAGGAAGAGCTGGAAATAAAGGAGAGGTTATTACTATCTTAACTGTTGAAGATTATAATCACTTTACAAAGATTGAAAGAGATTTAAAATTAAATGTTAAAAGAGAGA
This sequence is a window from Halarcobacter bivalviorum. Protein-coding genes within it:
- a CDS encoding murein transglycosylase domain-containing protein, coding for MKKLLLIPLAFLFTGCSVHDAYRITNAALSKDPSVALKSLAKSQAISYSTNPKKLISDLKFLSSLIENIDKEWGEGNRKIPQPKEYVKYMQNYKSRAFIDFDKGLVTVETIDEKNINESLKNAIVTTLLLPEDPRAFDLFGTAEVKLGKTPYLYKEIRDDQNKDIRYQWRATRYANILIDSKLKTKTIKNENKSLKVSYVEIPMVKDHANIRVAKVKPYVKKFAKKYNISENLVYAIIKTESNFNQFAVSHAGAIGLMQIVPSTAGIDAYKHTKGKNWKPSNSYLFDAKNNIELGAAYIDILNSKYLNGISNSVSKEYCVISAYNTGSGNVLKTFSSNRTQAINKINSKQPIEVFRELRENLPYEETRNYLKKVVSNKKEFINI
- a CDS encoding response regulator, which gives rise to MSHANTCSFDKNYLSNATILFIENNDKIRFETSEIFSALFKNVLVAKEVDEAIRVYLENRTNIDIILTDVDFANYKAIEILTQIRSLDWDVPILITTSFSDMNILVRAIKFNLTNYIVKPIQLNTTLKIMSEVMKRKQQKKELAAKNNELRQFMAILDSCNIICEMDLDFKITSANDAFLINSEFGLDELIGMKFNDNQIFKSSEMADTKIMEMLKKGKTWVGLSKKLTKQGTNYYTHSTILPIFFNDGRIKKYIEFSTLISKYENEVLSLRKHIYLLKSENLKTNTKLKNEKEYYSELAVKLQEQVDENVNNAQKILFELYELKKQNKELKEKLKIQESRFEEFQATMLSGA
- a CDS encoding ComEC/Rec2 family competence protein; translated protein: MDSLQLISSKKEFIYFIISLFLIFIFNIFYEYFKYKDFIKEEVYLDRYEIINIYKKDDFNILKLQNQKLTLFTSVDKSKKLQKLDYINIAVVSKGISFYEFLKGFYTKSLFIEKIEKTDSFKKSIFTYINNSHKDEKIQELFNALFLAIPILKENRQIYTDFGISHLIAISGFHLGILSSILFTLIYYPYSFFHQRYFPYRNKKADVLLLTIFILLYYLILTNLVASLFRAFIMFVLAFAYLRANIKVFSFQTLLITLLLIIAFFPKYLFSISLWFSIIGVFYIFLYIQYFKTLPKVFSIFLFNFWIFFVFNPIVHFFFPNTSYEQLLSPFLTIFFTIFYPFELILHLFNFATLLDKYIAMFLEYKMSVYSFETSLSFFTLYILISLISIFNKRAFILLNFLLIIFNVTMFF
- a CDS encoding DEAD/DEAH box helicase; amino-acid sequence: MEQKGYDTPTKVQRKVIPIIQKGIDTIAASKSGTGKTASYVLPLLDKVNAKLNFRNRVLRGLILVPTRELVEQVSKSLNDYGQFLKLKHTKIMGGTSKSKQEQIISGGIDIIVATPGRLLDLVENEILDLSSVNYLVLDEADTMLEMGFIEEIEEIFSLCSPYKQIVMCSATISQNIRKVAKEFMKDPVVVQVHDRRDTVSLIDHKAYKIDVKKKKELVTKLVKESKDKQILLFVNKKDAANAAQEHFAAHGVKSAPIHGEIEYKQRIQAIKDFRNKKIQVLIATDIAGRGLDIEKLPLVINYSLPETTDDFTHRVGRTGRAGNKGEVITILTVEDYNHFTKIERDLKLNVKREIHEDFPLKDRQPRQKLQKKKKLSEKKGRKTPSTEPKKTGAKSKKTTKRDANRSFRR